The proteins below come from a single Longimicrobium sp. genomic window:
- a CDS encoding DUF2200 domain-containing protein, with protein sequence MAKHRIFTTSVASVYPHYVAKAEKKGRTKSEVDEIIRWLTGYGQEELEGRLGNRTDFETFFAEAPRMNPSRALIKGVVCGVRVEDIEEPTMREIRYLDKLIDELAKGKAMEKILRNP encoded by the coding sequence ATGGCCAAGCACCGGATCTTCACGACGAGCGTCGCGAGCGTCTATCCCCACTACGTTGCGAAGGCGGAGAAGAAAGGGCGCACGAAATCGGAGGTCGACGAAATCATCCGCTGGCTCACCGGGTACGGCCAGGAGGAGCTGGAGGGGCGGCTGGGCAACCGGACGGACTTCGAAACGTTCTTCGCGGAGGCTCCGCGGATGAATCCTTCGCGGGCCCTGATCAAGGGCGTGGTTTGCGGTGTCCGCGTAGAAGACATCGAAGAGCCCACCATGCGCGAGATCCGCTACCTCGACAAGCTCATCGACGAACTGGCGAAGGGCAAAGCGATGGAGAAGATCCTGCGGAACCCGTAG